One genomic window of Cololabis saira isolate AMF1-May2022 chromosome 3, fColSai1.1, whole genome shotgun sequence includes the following:
- the scnm1 gene encoding LOW QUALITY PROTEIN: sodium channel modifier 1 (The sequence of the model RefSeq protein was modified relative to this genomic sequence to represent the inferred CDS: deleted 2 bases in 1 codon): protein MSFKREGNDKSQLNILKKRRVADLLSNFIPDDEAALMSNGRFTCLVCFYRPVFDTVEMLTVHRQGRKHLDGLKGFYGKKQRLKNEIRKSQHENYVKAEDAPEEPSSSAPLLVQTRKLTHHALLKTVPYNSCHRKTSTKSEEGPQNTSKAPPGNICNKMASSCGKVGVSNDLTKSSSSDTNTGKLFPWKSLTFGLCLRKIKKCFKGGFVCCSEESGCSKDVEALPAAETAVAEPMTAQRRRELEHYLKLKSDGWVQDWTGQWVKDDSVEFDSDEEEPASLAPLPTSP, encoded by the exons ATGTCATTTAAAAGAGAAGGAAATGACAAGAGTCAGCTCAATATTCTAAAG AAAAGGCGTGTTGCAGATCTGCTGTCTAATTTCATCCCGGACGACGAGGCTGCTCTGATGAGCAATGGAAG GTTCACGTGTCTGGTTTGTTTCTACCGGCCAGTGTTTGACACCGTGGAGATGCTGACGGTCCACAGACAGGGCAGGAAACACCTGGACG GATTAAAAGGATTCTatggcaaaaaacaaagactgaAGAATGAAATAAGAAAAAGCCAACACGAAAACTATGTCAAGGCTGAGGACGCACCAGAG GAGCCGTCCAGTTCAGCCCCTTTACTGGTCCAAACACGCAAACTCACCCATCACGCTTTACTGAAGACTGTTCCCTATAACAGCTGTCACAGAAAAACCAG CACAAAATCTGAGGAAGGACCACAGAATACCAGCAAGGCTCCTCCTGGAAACATTTGTAATAAAATGGCATCTTCATGTGGGAAAGTGGGAGTTTCTAACGATTTAACGAAAAGCAGTTCCAGTGACACAAATACGGGTAAACTCTTTCCCTGGAAATCTTTAACGTTCGG TTTATGTTTAAGAAAAATCAAGAAATGCTTCAAGGGTGGTTTTGTTTGCTGTTCTGAAGAGTCGGGTTGCTCCAAAGACGTAGAAGCACTTCCAGCTGCAGAGACAGCGGTGGCAGAACCGATGACGGCTCAGAGGCGGAGAGAGCTGGAACACTACCTCAAACTGAAAAG TGATGGATGGGTTCAAGACTGGACCGGCCAGTGGGTTAAAGACGATAGTGTGGAGTTTGACTCGGATGAGGAGGAGCCTGCATCACTCGCCCCGTTACCCACAAGTCCCTGA
- the tmod4 gene encoding tropomodulin-4 produces the protein MSDPRDIDEDAILKGLSAEELDQLEEELQEMDPENAILPAGFRQRDQTKKTPTGAFDRDALMQHLEKTALEDPEREELVPFTGEKKGKEFIAKKASDIPEHEQVMLEPELEEALKNATDAEMCDIAAILGMYTLMSNKQYYDALGSTGSIANTEGINSVVKPDPFKIFPEEPPNTTNVEETLERIHSNDSALVEVNLNNIKDIPIPTIKEVFEAMKGNSCVEALSIAATRSNDPVAYACAEMLQENTSLQSLNIESNFITADGMMAIIKAMANNATLMELKIDNQRQKLGDSVEMEIASMLENNSSILKFGYHFTQQGPRARAAMAITRNNDMLRQQRLR, from the exons AATGCCATCCTGCCAGCTGGCTTCCGGCAGCGAGACCAGACTAAGAAGACCCCGACGGGGGCCTTCGACCGCGACGCCCTGATGCAGCATCTGGAGAAGACGGCCCTGGAGGACCCGGAGCGGGAGGAACTGGTGCCCTTCACCGGAGAGAAGAAGG GAAAGGAATTTATCGCCAAGAAAGCATCTGATATCCCGGAGCACGAGCAGGTGATGCTGGAGCCGGAGCTGGAGGAGGCTCTGAAAAACGCCACCGACGCAGAGATGTGTGACATCGCAG CTATCCTGGGAATGTACACGCTGATGAGCAACAAGCAGTACTACGACGCTCTGGGCTCCACGGGCAGCATCGCCAACACGGAGGGCATCAACA GTGTTGTGAAACCAGATCCTTTCAAGATCTTCCCTGAGGAACCCCCAAACACCACCAACGTGGAGGAGACTCTGGAGCGAATCCACAGCAACGACAGCGCTCTGGTGGAGGTCAACCTCAACAACATCAAG GACATTCCCATCCCGACAATAAAAGAGGTCTTCGAGGCAATGAAGGGGAACTCCTGTGTGGAGGCTCTCAGCATCGCTGCTACCCGTAGCAACGACCCCGTCGCCTAT GCGTGCGCTGAGATGCTCCAGGAGAACACCAGCTTGCAGAGTCTTAATATCGAGTCCAACTTCATCACTGCAGACGGCATGATGGCCATCATCAAAGCCATGGCCAACAACGCCACACTGATGGAGCTCAAGATCGACAACCAG AGGCAGAAGCTTGGAGACTCGGTTGAGATGGAAATCGCCTCCATGTTGGAGAACAACTCCAGCATCCTCAAGTTTGGCTACCACTTCACCCAGCAGGGCCCCCGCGCCAGAGCCGCCATGGCCATCACACGGAACAACGACATGC TTCGCCAACAGAGATTAAGATGA